AAAGGAGCTTTTTCCGGGATAGGAATTCCAGACATGCGAGAAACGATCCGAGACGTCTCATAAATCGTTTGAAGATCTAAGTCCACTTTGACTCCACAATTATGAAGGGCGATCGCAACTTCGTAAGTGTTTGTGTTCCCGGCTCTTTCGCCCAAACCGTTTAATGCGGTTTCCAATTGAGTGGCTCCTGCAAAAAAACTTTCTACAGTAGTGGCGGTCGCCATTCCCAAATCATTATGAGTATGGACTGAGATTTTACTTCCCCCCGGCAAGGACTCCGCAACTTTTCGGACCATTGCGACGAACAAATAAGGTCTGTATCTTTCGACAGTATTCGGAAGATTAACCACATCTGCACCTGCATCTAAAGCCGCTTGGAAAGCTTCCACAGCAAAGTCCATATTCTCCAATGAATCCCCGAAATGTTCTCCGGAGAATTGTACTTCTCCGAAATTTCCCGCCAATTTTCGTGCGTATGAAACTGATCGTATTATATTTTCCTTAACTTCTTTTTCGGAAATTCCCAAAACATTCCGTATCGTAAAATCGCTGATCGGATAAACAATATGAATTCGTGGGCGAGGAGCTTTTCGGATCGCTTCCCAAGAAAGATCTATCTCCTTCTCCACTGCTCTGGAAAGACTGGAGATTGCAACATTCTCCGGGGCTAAAGAAGAAAGATAAGAGCATGCTTCGAAGTCTTGTTTGCTTGCGGATGCAAATCCAACTTCTATCCCTTGCACTCCCAACTTTACAAGTCTCTTAAATATGATCTCTTTTTCTTCTAGGTTCCAAGGTTTGCGTAAGGCTTGGTTACCATCTCTCAATGTAACGTCCATGAAGAATGGAGATACAAGAGGAGTTTTCAAACCCTGGCCGGGAATGATCATTTCTTGGATAGAAGGATATTGTGTCGCGGCGATCGCGTCTGATTTTTGTTCCATTGGGCTCTCTCTTTTTCCGGCCTCATGCGAGAGATTTTGCCGGGAATAGCCCTAAAACAAAAAAACCCGCTCAGAGGCGGGTTTTTGCACACGCAAGTTTCCGTCCTCTCAACTCCAAAGAAGGAGTAAGAGGAGACCGAGCATATTAGCTTGGAAGAAATTTTGCGCCATACTTACCTTTAGACTCGGCAAATTGCAAAAAGAAGTCAAGAAAAAAATTGGGCGACTCTTCGCTTCGCGAAGCCGCGCTACTACGGGCTGCGCTAGCGCTGCGGTCCTTCGGACTAAACCCTGCGTATCGCTGTCGCGGGTTATAGATCTTCTTCTTTTTTTAGAAAACTCCAGATACCACCCTGCTCGAATTGTTTCTCTTCCAATAATTGTTTAAGTTGAAGATATTCTTTTTTGACCTGGTCCGGTATACCGACGATCTCTAATTTACGGAAAGTTTCTCTGGCTTCTTCGAAACGGTTTGTCCTTACATAACAAATCGCTAATGCGTATAGAGTAGGGGAATCGGCGAGATCCGATTCGGGAAGATCTTTGAGCAGATCCAATGCACGATCGAATTTAGAAGCACCTGTATAAACCGCGGCTAAATTCTTTTTGGCGAATACATCATTATCATCCAGTTCCAATGCTTTGGAAAGATGGAATTCTGCTTTAGGCTTGTCTTTTTTGCGGGCAAATAAGACTCCAAGTCCGACCCAGGCTTGGACATGCGCAGGTTCCAAGCGAATACATTCTTGTAATGCGGATTCTGCGGGGGCCATCTCGCCCAATTGAGAAAGGCACATTCCTAAATGAAAGAATGCGTTAGGATTATTCGGCTCCGACTCAGTCCAAGAGATCAATATGGACTTAGCTGAATTAGAGTCCCCTTTTTTCAGATAGTCCAATGCGGTTTTCAGTCTTGGATCCATTCTTTTTCCATTTCTTTTCTTCCTTATGGATACGACTATCTTTTTCCTCTTTAGTTTCTCTATGGCAATGTTGGGAAGAAGCTCTCCATTCCCATTCGGCGTTGATCTTGAGCCATTCCTTGTCTATCTGGTATTTTTCCATAAGAGTATCCAATAAGCGAACATCTTCCCAATCGTCGGCATTCACAAAATGGTTGGATTCCTTCATAAATTCCTTTTTCCAACGGGAAACGAATTCATCCAAATGATCTTCTTTAAAATCTTCTAAACTATCTTCAGAGTTAGCACATTCATTGATCAGGAATTCCACATGTTTTTTTCTGATCTTTGCTTCTGAAGTTTCGGTAACTCTTTGGTATGTTACGTATATGGTTCCTAATATTAAAGTGGTCTCGAAAGCAAATGGAACAGGAGTGATTGCAGCAATAGCAAGAACTCCTCCTAATTTTCTTATTATAGAACTACTGTCCTTTTTGAGTTCCGATTTATATAAGGAAACTTCTTTGATCCGTTCGGTATATTTTTGTTTTTGAGGGCTTATAAATTCTGAGTCGAATCTTTCCAAATCCGTAAATGCTTCTTTGTATTTTGTCTTAAGACTTAGGTCTGTTCTGTATACGTTACCCTCTTCATTCGTGTAAAAGAGAGAATATTGATGCTCTCTTGATATCAGGGATTTATCTCCTCTCGGAAAAGAAGAACAAGAGTAGACAGATAATAGAATTAGGATCTGTATTCGTTTGGAAAATCTGGGTTTTGGCATTGGCGCTTATTTTATATCCTGCCCAAATTCAGAGTCGGACATAGGAAATAAATTTCTAAACCTTGTTTTGTTTGTAACCTTTGCTGATTTGTATTCGTCAAGCTTTGATTTTCGCTGGACAGAAATTCTTTCCGAGGCCAGCATAGAAGCGCTGAACATTTTATGAATTCATTCTCTAAATATTCCATTACATTTTTTGTATCTGTTCTTTCAATACTCGCATCCTGTTCCGGAGTGGAAAAGAAAAATCCGGAAGTTCAGTTGCCTTCTTCCGGAGAGCAAAGATCCGAAATGCCTGTACTCGTCCAATTCGAAGATGATTTGGAATACGATGTAAAGACTTTGATGGCGACATTTGCTACAGGAGTTGAAGGTAAGGATAGAAGATTAGATAGAGAATACGCTAAATTTCCAATCTTAGTTGGGACCGGTGCCAGATCCAAAGAATTGGAATTAGAAGGCACAGTCACGAGAAGAGTTTCCTGGAGCAAATCCGAAAGAAAGGAAGTGCTTATCTCCATCGAGGGAAACAAACTCACTCATAACTGCGGCTTGGGGATCACTGATAAAACCGGACCATTCTCCGACTCTGGCAAAAAGCCGTTCAGATCCGTTCGGTTGTTTTTCCAAAGCACTGGAGTTAGAGATACTCCTCGCACTGGATTTGCTTGGGTTATAGGGCTTGGGACTTATTTGCTCTATCCTTTGATCTATACCGGATTCGTGGTCGAAAAGTTGGATTGTGGATTGGTTATAGAAGGTTAGATCATAATTTTGCTTTTCTAATTCGTCTAATAGGAAGAATATAACAGAAAGGAAGAAGAATATGCCTTACATGGCTGTCGGATCTCGACAAATTTTATATTCCGATTCTTCGGCTCCTGCCTTGGTAGGAGACGAGCCCAGAGAGGTAGCTTCCGTTTCGGACAACGCCGTAGTGCAACCACAAACAGTGGTGGTTCCTCCAGGTGGATTGCCTCCTCATTTGGGACAGTTCCTAGATTCTACAGTTTAAGGACATAGATGTACAGACTTCTTTTTTCCGTTTTACTCCAATCCTTGGTAGTAGTATTCGTTTTTCCTCTGATCGATTCGGGTTTTCGTGTCAGCAATAATGTTTGGGACGTAATAGTAATCGTTCTATTCTTCGGCTTTTTAAATTTCCTTTTAAGATGGTTTCTGGTGCTGGTCACTTTCGGTGTTGGATATCTGGTCTATCTTTTGACCTTGGGCATTGCAGGCCTTGTAGTAAATGCGATCGTTCTATCCTGGGTCGCAAATATATTTCCGGATAAAATATTCGTTCCCGGTTTTTGGGCAGCTTTCTGGGGAGGAGCCATTCTGACCTTGGCAAACTATGTAGCCAAAAGAGAAAGTAAGGAAGAATATTCCGGATCGGAACGTAAAAAGAAAAAATCCTATTAACAATTTTACGAATGATTCGAGAGATCCAAGCAATATTTAAGAACGACCCCGCAGCCAGGGGATTGGAATTTATACTCTACCCTGGATTGCATTCCATTCTATTGCATAAGTATATTGCATATCCTTTATATAAGATAAGATTAAAGTTCTTGGCCAGATTTGTTTCTCAGTTCAATCGTTTTCTAACGGGAATCGAGATCCATCCGGGCGCAAAGATCGGCAGCGGGCTATTCATTGATCACGGAATGGGGATCGTAATAGGCGGGACCGCGGAGATAGGAGACGATTGTATTCTGTTTCATGGAGTCACCTTGGGCGGAACCGGAAACCACCAAGGAAAACGTCATCCTACTATAGGAAATAATGTGCTTATCGGAGCTAGAGCTACGGTTTTAGGCCCTGTCCATGTAGGCAATAATGTTAAGATAGGCGCAGAAGCTGTAATCATCGATCATGATATTCCGAATGATTGCACCGTGGTGGGTGCTCCCGGAAAGATCGTAAGATTAAAAGGGAAGAAGGTTAAGATCTCCCTTAAAAAAACAAACCTAGCTTAGATTTGAAAGCATCTCCTCTTCTAATTCATTAAAATATTTGGGATCTTGGGTCATCACATAAAATTGTGAATTTCCTTGAAATAGTTTTAAGAATAGTTCCGCCTTCTTTCTGGAATCGAAATTTGATGGAAGGATAGAAGTTTTCTTATTCTTTTCAAAATAATTTTCCAAACAAGAGATCCAAGATCCTAGTATACTAGAACTTCTCTCCGCAAGATCCAGTTCCGGTTTATCTAAACTTCCCATAAATCGAGCGAGAGGGCATCCGAAATATTTTCCGGACTTGACCTGTTTTTTTAAAAGAGCCATCCATCTATGTACAAACTCTTCTGGAGTTTCCGATTTTTCCATGAGTCTTTCCCAACCTAGTTGAAAATCCCTGCCTTGACGCTCTAAGTATTCTTTTCCCAGGTCTTCTTTGGTTTGGAAATATCTGTAAAAGCTTGCCTTATGTGATTCAGATTCATCGATGACCTGGTTGATAGAGGTTCCGGCGTATCCTTGTGAATACATCAGGCGAACAGCAGTCGATGCTATTCTTTCGAAGGGACCCAGTTCCGGTTTTCGTTTGCTCATCCGACTAAAATAAAATGATAGACTAATCGGTCTATTCTATTTCTATAGGGACGATTGCGGATAGACTAATTGGTCTATTGGAGGAAAACCATGCAACAATTGCTATTTTCTAAAAGAAATAGGGTAGAATGGGAAGAAGTCCCGGATCCTAAACTTTCCGGGCCGAACCAAGCATTGGTCCGTCCCCTGGCAGTTGCCAGATGCGATTTGGATCTTCCCATTTTAAGAGGACAAACATTATTCCGTCCTCCCTTTCCATTAGGCCATGAATTTGTGGGAGAAATACTCGAAACAAGCGAAGAGCTATTATCTCTCTTTCCAAAGGGAACTCGTGTTGCAGTTCCATTCCAAATTTCCTGCGGACATTGTTCGAATTGTGAAAGTGGTCTTACTAAAAGTTGCAGCACTGTTCCCCATACAAGTGCTTATGGAATGGGAAAAGGTGCGAAAGAATTTGGCGGAGCGATATCAGATTCGGTTTTGGTCCCTTATGCAAAAGAAATGCTGATCCCATTTTCTAATAAAACCGATCCTGCCGCGATCGCAAGTATCAGCGATAATATTGTAGAAGCATGGAAGTTAGTAGGGATACATCTCAAACAAAATAAGAATAGATCCGTGTTAGTGCTCGGAGGTTTTGCTTCCAGTATCGGATTGTATACAGCTGCTCTTGCAAAACATATGGGTGCTGCGGATCTTATATACGTAGACACAGATAAAAAACGTCTGGAAATCGCCGAATCTTATGGAGTGAAAGTGGAGCAGGTGACTTCTTTCCCTAAAAGTTTTGGCAAGTTTGATATTGTGGCAGATGCAAACGGAACTGCAGAA
This window of the Leptospira hartskeerlii genome carries:
- a CDS encoding phage holin family protein, translating into MYRLLFSVLLQSLVVVFVFPLIDSGFRVSNNVWDVIVIVLFFGFLNFLLRWFLVLVTFGVGYLVYLLTLGIAGLVVNAIVLSWVANIFPDKIFVPGFWAAFWGGAILTLANYVAKRESKEEYSGSERKKKKSY
- a CDS encoding zinc-dependent alcohol dehydrogenase, translating into MQQLLFSKRNRVEWEEVPDPKLSGPNQALVRPLAVARCDLDLPILRGQTLFRPPFPLGHEFVGEILETSEELLSLFPKGTRVAVPFQISCGHCSNCESGLTKSCSTVPHTSAYGMGKGAKEFGGAISDSVLVPYAKEMLIPFSNKTDPAAIASISDNIVEAWKLVGIHLKQNKNRSVLVLGGFASSIGLYTAALAKHMGAADLIYVDTDKKRLEIAESYGVKVEQVTSFPKSFGKFDIVADANGTAEGWDCGLRSLGIEGEFGSASIFWTNSIPIPYLELYNNGATIRLGRVRSREWIPEILRLVEEEGFDPSKVTTRKASWSEAADAFLEEETKLIVVR
- a CDS encoding TetR/AcrR family transcriptional regulator, coding for MSKRKPELGPFERIASTAVRLMYSQGYAGTSINQVIDESESHKASFYRYFQTKEDLGKEYLERQGRDFQLGWERLMEKSETPEEFVHRWMALLKKQVKSGKYFGCPLARFMGSLDKPELDLAERSSSILGSWISCLENYFEKNKKTSILPSNFDSRKKAELFLKLFQGNSQFYVMTQDPKYFNELEEEMLSNLS
- the leuA2 gene encoding 2-isopropylmalate synthase LeuA2; the protein is MIIPGQGLKTPLVSPFFMDVTLRDGNQALRKPWNLEEKEIIFKRLVKLGVQGIEVGFASASKQDFEACSYLSSLAPENVAISSLSRAVEKEIDLSWEAIRKAPRPRIHIVYPISDFTIRNVLGISEKEVKENIIRSVSYARKLAGNFGEVQFSGEHFGDSLENMDFAVEAFQAALDAGADVVNLPNTVERYRPYLFVAMVRKVAESLPGGSKISVHTHNDLGMATATTVESFFAGATQLETALNGLGERAGNTNTYEVAIALHNCGVKVDLDLQTIYETSRIVSRMSGIPIPEKAPLIGEDVVAHRSGIHQDGVSKTKDMKKGAYRAFDANLIGRPEGDRIAFTSQSGKSAIYEILMQSGISVSKEEASKLQPILKSISENSGGGELSIEEIKMELKNLRSLEVSDRKKISID
- a CDS encoding tetratricopeptide repeat protein produces the protein MDPRLKTALDYLKKGDSNSAKSILISWTESEPNNPNAFFHLGMCLSQLGEMAPAESALQECIRLEPAHVQAWVGLGVLFARKKDKPKAEFHLSKALELDDNDVFAKKNLAAVYTGASKFDRALDLLKDLPESDLADSPTLYALAICYVRTNRFEEARETFRKLEIVGIPDQVKKEYLQLKQLLEEKQFEQGGIWSFLKKEEDL
- the epsC gene encoding serine O-acetyltransferase EpsC, which gives rise to MIREIQAIFKNDPAARGLEFILYPGLHSILLHKYIAYPLYKIRLKFLARFVSQFNRFLTGIEIHPGAKIGSGLFIDHGMGIVIGGTAEIGDDCILFHGVTLGGTGNHQGKRHPTIGNNVLIGARATVLGPVHVGNNVKIGAEAVIIDHDIPNDCTVVGAPGKIVRLKGKKVKISLKKTNLA